A single Xylanimonas cellulosilytica DSM 15894 DNA region contains:
- a CDS encoding GuaB1 family IMP dehydrogenase-related protein, producing MRLLAGQQPTTDLTYGDVFLVPSRSDVTSRFDVDLSTSDGTGTTVPVVVANMTAIAGRRMAETVARRGGLTIIPQDIPGDVVADVVAGVKSKDPVVETPVTVGTHDTVSTTLTLLGKRAHGAAVVVDGGRPVGVVTEAECAGTDRFTQVERIMSTDLVVLEAAQVEAEGLPATFERLHAAKADLAVVVRSGALVGVLTRKGIVRSSIYSPTLDGAGRLRIGAAVGINGDVAAKTRELLGAGVDVLVVDTAHGHQTKMLQALDAVRSVSPDVPVVAGNVVTADGVRDLVAAGADILKVGVGPGAMCTTRMMTAVGRPQFSAVLECSEAARSLGKHVWADGGVRHPRDVALALAAGASQVMIGSWFAGTYESPGDLHDDGTGRLYKDSFGMASARAVAARTAGAGTAFDRARKALYEEGISSGKMYLDPARPGVEDLLDEITSGLRSACTYAGARTLGEFADRAVVGIQSAAGYAEGMPVPTSW from the coding sequence ATGCGCCTTCTCGCCGGGCAGCAGCCCACCACCGATCTCACCTACGGTGACGTGTTCCTGGTCCCGTCCCGCTCGGACGTCACGAGCCGGTTCGACGTCGACCTGTCGACGTCGGACGGCACGGGCACGACGGTGCCGGTCGTCGTCGCCAACATGACGGCGATCGCCGGGCGCCGTATGGCGGAGACGGTGGCCCGCCGCGGCGGGCTGACCATCATCCCGCAGGACATCCCGGGCGACGTCGTCGCCGATGTCGTGGCGGGCGTGAAGTCCAAGGACCCGGTCGTCGAGACGCCGGTGACGGTCGGGACGCACGACACGGTCTCGACGACGCTGACCTTGCTGGGCAAGCGGGCGCACGGGGCGGCCGTGGTGGTCGACGGCGGCCGGCCGGTCGGCGTCGTCACGGAGGCGGAGTGCGCGGGCACGGACCGGTTCACGCAGGTCGAGCGGATCATGTCCACCGACCTGGTGGTCCTGGAGGCCGCCCAGGTCGAGGCCGAGGGTCTGCCCGCGACGTTCGAGCGGCTGCACGCCGCCAAGGCCGACCTGGCGGTCGTGGTCCGTTCGGGCGCGCTGGTGGGTGTGCTGACCCGCAAGGGCATCGTGCGCTCGTCGATCTACTCCCCCACGCTCGACGGCGCGGGCCGCCTGCGCATCGGCGCCGCCGTCGGCATCAACGGCGACGTCGCGGCCAAGACGCGCGAGCTGCTGGGTGCGGGCGTCGACGTGCTCGTGGTGGACACCGCGCACGGGCACCAGACCAAGATGTTGCAGGCGCTCGACGCCGTCCGGTCCGTCTCCCCCGACGTGCCGGTCGTGGCCGGCAACGTGGTCACCGCCGACGGCGTGCGGGATCTGGTCGCCGCGGGCGCCGACATCCTCAAGGTGGGCGTCGGCCCGGGCGCCATGTGCACCACGCGCATGATGACGGCCGTCGGTCGTCCGCAGTTCTCCGCGGTGCTCGAGTGCTCGGAGGCCGCGCGGTCGTTGGGGAAGCATGTGTGGGCCGACGGCGGTGTACGACACCCGCGCGACGTCGCTCTCGCGCTGGCCGCGGGCGCCTCGCAGGTGATGATCGGCTCGTGGTTCGCGGGCACCTACGAGTCGCCCGGTGACCTGCACGACGACGGCACCGGCCGGCTCTACAAGGACTCGTTCGGCATGGCATCCGCTCGCGCCGTCGCCGCCCGCACCGCGGGGGCCGGCACGGCGTTCGACCGGGCCCGCAAGGCCCTGTACGAGGAGGGCATCTCCAGCGGGAAGATGTACCTCGACCCGGCCCGCCCGGGCGTGGAGGACCTGCTCGACGAGATCACCTCGGGCCTGCGCTCCGCGTGCACCTACGCGGGGGCGCGCACGCTGGGCGAGTTCGCCGATCGCGCCGTCGTGGGCATCCAGTCGGCGGCCGGGTACGCGGAGGGCATGCCGGTCCCGACCTCCTGGTGA